One window of Oreochromis niloticus isolate F11D_XX linkage group LG23, O_niloticus_UMD_NMBU, whole genome shotgun sequence genomic DNA carries:
- the LOC100704837 gene encoding pro-opiomelanocortin produces MCPVWLLVALVVVGGAREAVSQCWEHPSCQELSSESNMMECIQLCHSDLTAETPIIPGNAHLQPAVPSDASSPSSQAKRSYSMEHFRWGKPVGRKRRPVKVYTSNGVAEESAEVFPEEMRRRELTNELLAEEGEKAQEMVEGAEEEQQLLNGVQEKKDGSYKMKHFRWSGPPASKRYGGFMKSWDERSQRPLLTLFKNVINKEGQQQK; encoded by the exons ATGTGTCCTGTGTGGCTTTTGGTGGCATTAGTGGTAGTGGGCGGGGCCAGAGAAGCAGTCAGCCAGTGCTGGGAGCATCCGAGCTGCCAGGAGCTCAGCTCTGAGAGCAACATGATG GAGTGCATCCAGCTCTGTCACTCTGACCTCACCGCCGAGACCCCCATCATCCCCGGCAACGCCCACCTCCAGCCCGCTGTCCCATCAGACGCCTCCTCACCTTCTTCTCAGGCCAAGCGCTCCTACTCAATGGAGCACTTCCGCTGGGGGAAGCCCGTTGGCCGAAAACGCCGCCCTGTCAAAGTGTACACCTCCAACGGCGTGGCGGAGGAGTCTGCTGAAGTTTTCCCCGAAGAGATGAGGAGACGAGAGCTTACCAATGAGCTGCTGGCAGAGGAAGGAGAGAAGGCTCAGGAGATGGTCGAGGGGGcggaggaggagcagcagctcctgAACGGGGTGCAGGAGAAGAAAGACGGCTCGTATAAGATGAAGCACTTCCGCTGGAGCGGCCCGCCAGCCAGCAAACGCTACGGCGGCTTCATGAAGAGCTGGGACGAGCGCAGCCAGAGGCCTCTGCTGACGCTCTTCAAGAACGTCATCAACAAAGAAGGacagcagcaaaagtga